From a single Candoia aspera isolate rCanAsp1 chromosome 2, rCanAsp1.hap2, whole genome shotgun sequence genomic region:
- the NXNL1 gene encoding nucleoredoxin-like protein 1 translates to MAALFIHKSLVVNNKDNDELELERELTRTLENKVMLLYFGSGECPRCQEFAPILKEFFVKLTDEFYVERASQLVLIYVSLDKTEEKQDKFLKTMPKRWLFLPFQDEFKKELALRFSVTRPPVVVVLKPNGEVVAPNAVEEIKQQGTACFKNWQEAADLVDRNFLLAQDFEDLTLRSITDPFRRFKYKLAKNKRKLRSKDGDEDGIS, encoded by the exons ATGGCTGCCCTCTTCATCCACAAGAGCCTTGTTGTGAACAACAAGGACAACGATGAGCTGGAGCTGGAGCGTGAGCTCACCCGAACATTAGAGAACAAAGTAATGCTCCTCTATTTTGGCTCTGGTGAATGTCCTCGATGCCAAGAGTTTGCGCCCATCCTGAAAGaattttttgtgaaactcacggACGAGTTTTACGTGGAGCGAGCATCTCAGCTAGTCCTCATTTATGTGTCACTGGACAAAACAGAGGAAAAGCAGGACAAGTTTCTGAAGACCATGCCAAAGAGATGGCTGTTTTTACCTTTCCAAGATGAGTTCAAGAA GGAGCTGGCATTAAGATTTTCAGTGACACGTCCCCCTGTGGTGGTAGTTTTGAAGCCGAATGGTGAAGTCGTTGCCCCCAATGCTGTGGAAGAAATCAAGCAGCAGGGCACAGCTTGCTTCAAGAACTGGCAGGAGGCAGCTGATTTGGTGGACAGGAACTTCCTCCTGGCTCAGGACTTTGAGGATTTGACCCTGAGAAGTATCACTGATCCCTTTCGGCGGTTCAAGTACAAACTggcaaagaacaaaaggaaattgAGAAGCAAAGATGGTGATGAGGATGGAATCTCCTGA